The Anastrepha ludens isolate Willacy chromosome 2, idAnaLude1.1, whole genome shotgun sequence genome contains a region encoding:
- the LOC128871975 gene encoding glutathione-specific gamma-glutamylcyclotransferase 1 isoform X2 — MAHNHNNNNNHNPNDDNLNQDIAAPEHFENLFLNGNFAANEDEEMLDVAAAAQRVNNFAINANDETSCWVFGYGSLCWNPGFEYSKCITGYMKGFVRRFWQGNTTHRGTDEKPGRVATLIEDKEGITWGCAYKISGNTALDYLKQRECTLGGYIVVETKFFPRIASFDTPFSGEAFPVLVYVATPENELWLGEDTLDNIAEQIVECRGASGHNVEYVLRLSNFIREEIPDVVDPHLFELENLVMEKLHKRQIPLWTVMGATPERIRRDSHEDIKRAPTFEFTSRIAERRLRCLNI; from the exons ATGGCGCACaatcacaataacaacaacaaccacaaccccAACGATGACAATCTGAATCAAGATATCGCGGCTCCCGAAcattttgagaatttatttctgaatggAAATTTCGCAGCAAATGAAGATGAGGAGATGTTGGATGTGGCTGCGGCGGCCCAACGCGTCAACAATTTCGCCATTAACGCTAATGATGAAACCTCCTGTTGGGTATTTGGCTATGGTTCGCTCTGCTGGAATCCGGGCTTCGAGTATTCCAAATGCATAACAGGGTATATGAAAGGTTTCGTTCGGCGTTTTTGGCAGGGCAACACAACGCACCGTGGCACAGATGAGAAG CCTGGCCGCGTGGCGACACTCATTGAAGACAAAGAG GGCATAACTTGGGGTTGTGCTTATAAAATATCCGGCAACACAGCACTGGATTATCTGAAGCAACGGGAATGCACGTTAG GAGGCTACATTGTTGTCGAAACGAAATTTTTCCCACGGATCGCTTCGTTTGATACACCATTCAGCGGCGAAGCTTTTCCTGTACTGGTGTATGTGGCCACGCCTGAGAATGAACTTTGGCTTGGCGAGGACACACTCGACAATATAGCCGAACAGATTGTGGAGTGTCGTGGAGCGAGTGGTCACAATGTCGAGTATGTATTGCGTTTGAGCAATTTTATTCGCGAGGAAATCCCGGATGTTGTGGATCCGCATCTGTTCGAACTGGAAAATTTGGTTATGGAAAAGTTGCATAAACGTCAAATACCACTGTGGACTGTGATGGGCGCTACGCCGGAACGTATACGTCGCGACTCGCACGAGGATATCAAACGCGCACCCACATTCGAATTCACATCGCGCATTGCGGAGCGCAGATTGCGTTGCTTGAATATTTGA
- the LOC128871975 gene encoding glutathione-specific gamma-glutamylcyclotransferase 1 isoform X1 produces the protein MAHNHNNNNNHNPNDDNLNQDIAAPEHFENLFLNGNFAANEDEEMLDVAAAAQRVNNFAINANDETSCWVFGYGSLCWNPGFEYSKCITGYMKGFVRRFWQGNTTHRGTDEKPGRVATLIEDKEVGDNNGITWGCAYKISGNTALDYLKQRECTLGGYIVVETKFFPRIASFDTPFSGEAFPVLVYVATPENELWLGEDTLDNIAEQIVECRGASGHNVEYVLRLSNFIREEIPDVVDPHLFELENLVMEKLHKRQIPLWTVMGATPERIRRDSHEDIKRAPTFEFTSRIAERRLRCLNI, from the exons ATGGCGCACaatcacaataacaacaacaaccacaaccccAACGATGACAATCTGAATCAAGATATCGCGGCTCCCGAAcattttgagaatttatttctgaatggAAATTTCGCAGCAAATGAAGATGAGGAGATGTTGGATGTGGCTGCGGCGGCCCAACGCGTCAACAATTTCGCCATTAACGCTAATGATGAAACCTCCTGTTGGGTATTTGGCTATGGTTCGCTCTGCTGGAATCCGGGCTTCGAGTATTCCAAATGCATAACAGGGTATATGAAAGGTTTCGTTCGGCGTTTTTGGCAGGGCAACACAACGCACCGTGGCACAGATGAGAAG CCTGGCCGCGTGGCGACACTCATTGAAGACAAAGAGGTGGGTGACAATAAT GGCATAACTTGGGGTTGTGCTTATAAAATATCCGGCAACACAGCACTGGATTATCTGAAGCAACGGGAATGCACGTTAG GAGGCTACATTGTTGTCGAAACGAAATTTTTCCCACGGATCGCTTCGTTTGATACACCATTCAGCGGCGAAGCTTTTCCTGTACTGGTGTATGTGGCCACGCCTGAGAATGAACTTTGGCTTGGCGAGGACACACTCGACAATATAGCCGAACAGATTGTGGAGTGTCGTGGAGCGAGTGGTCACAATGTCGAGTATGTATTGCGTTTGAGCAATTTTATTCGCGAGGAAATCCCGGATGTTGTGGATCCGCATCTGTTCGAACTGGAAAATTTGGTTATGGAAAAGTTGCATAAACGTCAAATACCACTGTGGACTGTGATGGGCGCTACGCCGGAACGTATACGTCGCGACTCGCACGAGGATATCAAACGCGCACCCACATTCGAATTCACATCGCGCATTGCGGAGCGCAGATTGCGTTGCTTGAATATTTGA